A single region of the Chryseobacterium sp. 6424 genome encodes:
- a CDS encoding NADH-quinone oxidoreductase subunit C: MTNEFVLEAISREFPDSVISHAEPYDFLTLEIKKEDIKKVIHYLRDSSLQINFLTDICGIHYPNDPAKEIGVIYHLHNMMTNFRIRLKAFMPRENAEVDTLTDLYAGANWMERETFEFFGIKFKGHPDLRVILNMEDIGYHPLLKEYRLEDGTRTDKDDKMFGR; the protein is encoded by the coding sequence ATGACCAACGAATTTGTATTAGAAGCCATCAGCCGGGAGTTTCCGGATTCTGTGATTTCACACGCCGAACCTTACGATTTTTTAACCCTCGAAATCAAAAAAGAAGACATCAAAAAGGTAATTCATTACCTGCGGGATTCTTCGCTACAGATAAACTTCCTGACCGATATTTGCGGCATCCACTATCCGAACGATCCTGCAAAAGAAATCGGTGTCATCTATCATTTACATAACATGATGACGAATTTCCGTATTCGCCTCAAAGCCTTCATGCCCCGTGAAAATGCAGAAGTTGATACCCTTACCGACCTGTATGCAGGTGCCAACTGGATGGAGCGCGAAACGTTTGAATTCTTTGGGATTAAATTTAAAGGTCACCCGGATCTGCGTGTGATTCTTAATATGGAAGATATCGGCTATCACCCGCTTCTGAAGGAATACCGCTTAGAAGACGGCACCCGTACCGATAAAGATGATAAAATGTTCGGAAGATAA
- a CDS encoding NADH-quinone oxidoreductase subunit B, with the protein MSDTKPVIRMDAEPPEGFEGEGFFATKLSSVIGMARKYSLWPLPFATSCCGIEFMAVLNPTYDASRFGMERNSFSPRQADMLMVCGTISKKLGPVLKQVYTQMAEPRWVVAVGACATSGGIFDTYSVLQGIDKIIPVDVYVPGCPPRPEQIIEGVMQVQALCESESIRRRDMPEYKHLLESYGIK; encoded by the coding sequence ATGTCAGATACTAAACCAGTAATCAGAATGGATGCCGAACCTCCTGAGGGGTTCGAGGGCGAAGGATTCTTCGCTACCAAGCTCAGCAGTGTGATAGGTATGGCCCGAAAATATTCTTTATGGCCGCTGCCGTTTGCCACCTCTTGTTGTGGTATTGAGTTTATGGCGGTACTGAACCCTACTTACGACGCCTCACGTTTCGGTATGGAACGGAACTCGTTTTCACCACGTCAGGCAGACATGCTGATGGTATGTGGTACCATATCAAAAAAATTAGGCCCTGTGCTTAAGCAGGTGTACACCCAAATGGCAGAGCCACGTTGGGTAGTGGCCGTAGGTGCTTGCGCCACCAGTGGCGGGATCTTCGATACCTATTCCGTACTGCAGGGGATTGATAAAATCATCCCAGTAGACGTATATGTACCGGGCTGCCCACCAAGACCAGAGCAAATCATTGAAGGGGTGATGCAGGTGCAGGCGCTTTGCGAAAGCGAAAGCATCCGCCGCAGAGATATGCCCGAATACAAACATTTATTGGAATCCTACGGAATAAAATAA
- a CDS encoding NADH-quinone oxidoreductase subunit D encodes MKDNALSNILNQHEAKEQIDGQLYTLNLGPTHPATHGIFQNVLTMDGERILHSEQTIGYIHRAYEKICERRNFAQITTLTDRMNYCSAPINNIGWHLTVEKLIGCEVPKRVDYMRVIMMELARIADHMVCNGVIAMDAGAITGLTYLFQEREKIYELYEQVCGARMTTNMGRIGGFERDFSPKFHELLQTWLKNFPKIWGEFCTLNERNRIFMDRTINVGPISAERALSYGFTGPNLRATGVDYDVRVADPYSSYNDFDFIIPVGTSGDTYDRFMVRQQEVWESLKIIEQAYKNLPEGNFHADVPEFYLPEKADVYNNMEALIYHFKIVMGETDVPKGEVYNCVEGGNGELGFYLVSDGGRSPYRLHFRRPCFIYYQAYPEMIKGGMISDAVVTMCSMNVIAGELDA; translated from the coding sequence ATGAAAGACAACGCGTTATCAAATATACTGAACCAGCACGAAGCCAAAGAACAGATCGATGGACAACTGTACACCCTCAATCTAGGGCCTACACACCCTGCTACCCACGGGATCTTCCAGAATGTTCTTACGATGGATGGGGAGCGTATTTTACACTCTGAGCAAACCATTGGCTACATACACCGTGCTTACGAAAAAATCTGTGAGCGTAGAAACTTCGCTCAGATCACCACCCTTACCGACCGTATGAACTATTGCTCAGCGCCTATCAACAACATTGGCTGGCACCTGACAGTAGAGAAACTCATCGGTTGTGAAGTTCCGAAACGTGTAGATTATATGCGCGTGATCATGATGGAACTTGCCCGTATCGCCGACCATATGGTTTGCAATGGCGTTATCGCGATGGATGCCGGGGCTATTACCGGTCTTACCTATCTCTTCCAGGAAAGAGAAAAGATCTACGAACTTTATGAACAGGTTTGTGGCGCCAGAATGACAACCAATATGGGACGGATTGGCGGCTTTGAAAGAGATTTCAGCCCTAAATTCCATGAACTGTTACAAACCTGGCTGAAGAATTTCCCAAAAATCTGGGGCGAATTCTGTACCCTGAACGAGAGAAACCGAATCTTTATGGACCGTACCATCAATGTAGGTCCTATTTCTGCTGAACGTGCGCTTAGCTATGGCTTTACCGGGCCTAACCTGCGTGCGACCGGTGTAGATTATGATGTACGGGTGGCCGATCCATATTCCTCTTATAACGATTTCGATTTCATCATCCCTGTAGGTACCAGCGGCGATACTTATGATCGTTTCATGGTGCGCCAGCAGGAAGTTTGGGAAAGTTTAAAAATCATTGAACAAGCCTACAAAAACCTGCCGGAAGGTAATTTCCATGCAGATGTACCTGAATTTTATCTGCCGGAAAAAGCAGATGTGTACAACAACATGGAAGCCCTCATCTATCACTTCAAAATTGTAATGGGCGAAACCGATGTCCCTAAAGGAGAAGTGTATAATTGTGTAGAAGGAGGTAACGGCGAATTAGGTTTCTATCTCGTGAGCGATGGTGGCCGAAGCCCTTACCGTCTGCATTTCCGCCGTCCATGTTTCATCTATTACCAGGCCTATCCTGAGATGATCAAAGGTGGCATGATCTCCGACGCGGTGGTTACCATGTGTTCGATGAACGTAATTGCCGGTGAATTAGACGCTTAG